From Streptomonospora salina, the proteins below share one genomic window:
- a CDS encoding acyl-CoA dehydrogenase family protein, giving the protein MHRELFDTDHDLFRESAAEFLKREVVPYHGQWEKDGIVPRDVWTKAGEVGLLGLGVPEAYGGSGVDDFRFNTVVSEEICRAGASGLGFTLQNDVIAPYLVRLTTEEQKRRWLPGFASGELITAIAMTEPGAGSDLQAISTTAVRDGDEYVVNGQKTFITNGINADLVVVVVRTDPDAGAHGLSLLAVERGTPGFERGRNLDKIGLKAQDTAELSFTDVRVPASNLIGGENQGFVHLMENLPQERLSIAVAATAGAEKVLAETIEYCKDRSAFGRPISKFQNTRFTLAELSTEADLARTYVDRAITLLDRGELTVEDAAKAKWWTTEMANRLIDRCLQLHGGYGYMMEYPVAKAWQDARIQSIFGGTTEIMKEIVGRSLGL; this is encoded by the coding sequence ATGCACAGGGAGCTCTTCGATACCGACCACGACCTCTTCCGCGAGTCGGCGGCGGAATTCCTCAAGCGCGAAGTGGTCCCCTACCACGGGCAGTGGGAGAAGGACGGCATCGTTCCGCGCGACGTGTGGACCAAAGCGGGCGAGGTGGGCCTGCTCGGTCTGGGGGTGCCCGAGGCGTACGGCGGATCGGGCGTCGACGACTTCCGGTTCAACACCGTGGTCTCCGAGGAGATCTGCCGCGCCGGGGCCAGCGGACTGGGGTTCACGCTGCAGAACGACGTCATCGCGCCCTATCTGGTGCGGCTGACCACCGAGGAGCAGAAGCGCAGGTGGCTGCCGGGCTTCGCGTCGGGCGAGCTGATCACCGCCATCGCCATGACCGAGCCGGGCGCGGGCAGCGACCTGCAGGCCATCAGCACCACCGCCGTCCGCGACGGCGACGAGTACGTGGTCAACGGGCAGAAGACGTTCATCACCAACGGCATCAACGCCGACCTGGTGGTCGTGGTGGTCCGCACCGACCCCGACGCCGGGGCGCACGGACTCTCCCTCCTGGCGGTCGAGCGGGGCACACCCGGCTTCGAGCGCGGCCGCAACCTGGACAAGATCGGGCTGAAGGCCCAGGACACCGCCGAACTGTCGTTCACCGACGTCCGGGTTCCGGCGTCCAACCTCATCGGCGGGGAGAACCAGGGGTTCGTCCACCTGATGGAGAACCTGCCCCAAGAGCGGTTGTCGATCGCCGTGGCGGCCACCGCCGGCGCCGAGAAGGTGCTGGCCGAGACCATCGAGTACTGCAAGGACCGCTCCGCGTTCGGCCGCCCGATCAGCAAGTTCCAGAACACCCGTTTCACGCTGGCCGAACTGTCCACCGAGGCCGACCTCGCCCGCACCTACGTCGACCGCGCGATCACGCTGCTCGACCGCGGCGAGCTGACCGTGGAGGACGCGGCCAAGGCCAAATGGTGGACCACCGAAATGGCCAATCGGCTCATCGACCGGTGCTTGCAGCTGCACGGCGGGTACGGGTACATGATGGAATACCCCGTGGCGAAGGCGTGGCAGGACGCACGGATCCAATCGATCTTCGGCGGCACGACCGAGATCATGAAGGAGATCGTGGGTCGCTCGCTGGGCCTGTAG